From the genome of Cryptococcus neoformans var. neoformans B-3501A chromosome 1, whole genome shotgun sequence, one region includes:
- a CDS encoding hypothetical protein (Similar to gi|46096197|gb|EAK81430.1| hypothetical protein UM00045.1 [Ustilago maydis 521], FASTA scores: opt: 588, E(): 1.3e-30, (46.089% identity (69.274% similar) in 358 aa overlap (2-342:1-335)); HMMPfam hit to ADH_zinc_N, Zinc-binding dehydrogenase, score: 175.6, E(): 1e-49) translates to MMKAFQITELVHPSKVNVSQIEPPKPDAEKGEVLVDVHAAALNFFEATKPPLPFILGAELAGTISKSSPIPPGCPYKPGDRVFGITQGAFAEQAVAEWKRLLPVPKNLSLAEATATTSYLAIVNRAQAKAGEWVLVHGAAGGVGIAACQIAKCKWIWVKPRRSLKRPARLTFSSVALGCKVIAAASSEAKRQFCKDHGGVDEVVDYTKEGWQNDVKKITGGKGVDVVFDPVGMIVPSLKCVNFNARILVVGFAGGTIEKIPANLLLLKQASAVGVYWGATELREPETAKQISSSVLKLLSTGDIRPIVHSTPYKGVEGVVQGLKDIEERKVWGKGVVIIREEETKAKL, encoded by the exons atgatgaaggcCTTTCAAATAACCGAGCTTGTTCATCCGAGCAAGGTCAATGT ATCTCAAATAGAACCACCTAAACCTGATGCTGAAAAAGGGGAGGTATTGGTTGACGTTCATGCAGCCGCCTTGAACTTCTTCGA AGCAA CTAAACCGCCTTTACCGTTCATCTTGGGCGCAGAGCTTGCAGGAACGATCTCCAAGTCCTCGCCCATTCCACCAGGATGCCCTTACAAGCCAGGAG ATCGGGTGTTTGGTATAACTCAAGGAGCCTTCGCTGAGCAAGCTGTTGCAGAGTGGAAGAGGCTGTTGCCAGTTCCCAAGAATCTTTCGCTCGCAGAAGC GACGGCAACGACGAGCTACCTTGCCATTGTCAATCGAGCCCAAGCCAAAGCAG GCGAATGGGTTTTGGTACATGGTGCCGCCGGTGGTGTCGGCATAGCTGCTTGTCAGATTGCCAAATGCAAGTGGATTTGGGTCAAACCAAGGCGATCTCTGAAGCGACCAGCCCGACtgactttttcttctgtAGCTTTGGGATGCAAGGTCATAGCGGCCGCTTCTTCAGAGGCCAAGCGACAGTTTTGCAAAGATCATGGAGGGGTGGACGAGGTGGTGGACTACACCAAAGAAGGTTGGCAA AACGACGTCAAGAAGATAACCGGTGGCAAAGGGGTGGATGTCGTATTCGATCCTGTTGGTATGATCGTACCCAGCCTGAAGTGTGTCAACTTCAATGCTAGGATACTCGTCGTTGGCTTTGCTGGTGGGACTATCGAAAAG ATTCCTGCCAATCTGCTCCTTTTAAAGCAGGCTAGTGCCGTCGGCGTCTACTGGGGCGCCACCGAAC TGCGCGAACCCGAAACTGCCAAGCAGATAAGCTCCTCGGTCCTCAAACTCCTCTCTACAGGCGACATCCGTCCCATCGTTCATTCAACACCTTACAAAGGTGTTGAGGGCGTTGTCCAAGGTTTGAAAGATAttgaagagagaaaggtATGGGGTAAAGGAgtcgtcatcatccgtGAGGAAGAGACCAAAGCGAAGCTTTAA